In Calothrix sp. PCC 7507, one DNA window encodes the following:
- a CDS encoding VapE domain-containing protein, whose translation MIQTLISPTQADNHIPEYIDIHHWEEWKKSAVSDVIIKLVLKSVHDSREVDKILNRNNRRRWKHSNELVPAWCVTGVSPLTGESTLEGVQVKPDTPRIGEDGKPLKYEGAKDYDTAPLFLNTGIEDYWLNIYQDILQPIIITEGAKKAGAGLSIGLPTISLPGVSTCRKKGRLHRNLELFAKLGRTFYVCFDNDILHKRPVQDGLLGLARELAAKGSKVMVMQLPDGDAKGMDDYIALHGEDAFKELVTNALTFEEWKEESSKKLEELEEVFKSRMASRFNLVNKVWGDSLRYNTLKKAIEYHGAPLDMNHIKLILALEFDVDIAKDDAFTIIERIAKANSYSPVVEYLDDVEQKFPDITGDYLDNLAYEFFGTTDPLHTTYFKNFLVASVARARHPGCWMDCALILYGDQGIRKSTFWRTLYGEDCFSDDLGNDNDKDEKMKMHRFWCLEWGEFETVYKRKDVEELKRFLAKKEETFRTPYDRVPIDYKRGFVFVGTTNQTEILNDPSGDRRFWIIPVSKAKIPVETVQVYRDKIWAAANALFKSGYPYMLTDEQEAQRADRNREFQVIDPWMEVIEEFIGVKHFVTTQSLYNLLSIDLSHQDISSNKRISGIMRRLGWEHGREYGKRGARGWVCKTEKNNSVKNDFALDHLGSFGSASPETAVQQEIQSDPREEVKSDPREVFSLPLGSLPLDQKNPPIARVSEDVIQVIQGDPRENQLFVENSKKTQQRIEDDVPQKTNSVPTKVEVGKVYWCDRLKSKVKVSKIIKSKSEAEVLLPYPLDQDRVKLSELSELPETHILPPMPKFRVGQSVLVLKGQHQGQTLLISSISEDGDIWLRSSFKPGAPPLGNKGKGYQPDQLKAL comes from the coding sequence ATGATACAAACATTAATTTCCCCAACCCAAGCCGATAACCACATTCCCGAATATATTGATATCCATCATTGGGAAGAATGGAAGAAAAGCGCAGTCAGTGATGTCATTATCAAGCTAGTTTTAAAGTCAGTTCACGACTCAAGAGAAGTTGATAAAATCCTCAATCGTAACAATAGGCGTAGGTGGAAACACTCTAATGAATTAGTACCAGCTTGGTGTGTCACTGGAGTCAGCCCACTAACCGGAGAGTCTACCCTAGAGGGCGTTCAGGTAAAACCAGACACACCAAGAATAGGGGAGGATGGTAAGCCATTAAAGTATGAAGGTGCGAAAGATTATGATACAGCACCTCTATTTTTGAATACAGGAATAGAAGATTACTGGCTTAACATCTATCAAGATATTCTTCAGCCTATAATCATCACTGAAGGGGCTAAAAAAGCAGGTGCCGGTTTATCTATCGGACTTCCTACAATCAGCCTTCCTGGGGTGAGTACTTGCAGAAAGAAAGGGCGTTTACACCGCAACCTAGAATTATTTGCCAAACTAGGTAGAACATTTTACGTCTGTTTTGACAACGATATTTTACATAAACGTCCTGTACAGGATGGCTTACTTGGACTAGCGAGAGAACTAGCAGCCAAAGGAAGCAAGGTAATGGTAATGCAGCTTCCTGATGGGGATGCCAAGGGCATGGATGATTACATTGCCCTACATGGTGAGGATGCCTTTAAAGAGTTAGTAACTAATGCCCTAACCTTTGAAGAGTGGAAGGAAGAATCATCAAAAAAACTGGAAGAACTAGAAGAGGTTTTTAAATCTAGAATGGCTAGCAGATTCAACCTGGTGAATAAAGTTTGGGGAGACAGCCTACGTTACAACACCTTAAAAAAGGCGATCGAGTACCACGGCGCGCCCCTGGACATGAACCACATCAAGCTCATTCTGGCTTTAGAGTTTGACGTGGATATTGCTAAAGATGATGCCTTTACCATCATCGAACGCATAGCGAAAGCTAACAGCTATTCCCCAGTGGTTGAGTACCTGGATGATGTTGAGCAAAAATTCCCTGATATCACTGGCGATTATTTAGATAATTTGGCTTACGAGTTTTTCGGAACTACTGACCCGCTACACACTACCTACTTCAAGAATTTCTTAGTTGCTTCCGTCGCCCGTGCCCGTCACCCCGGCTGTTGGATGGACTGTGCCCTGATTCTCTACGGTGATCAAGGGATTAGGAAATCTACGTTTTGGCGAACGCTCTACGGTGAAGACTGCTTCTCTGATGACTTGGGAAATGACAATGATAAAGATGAAAAAATGAAGATGCACCGATTCTGGTGTCTGGAGTGGGGAGAATTCGAGACGGTTTACAAGCGGAAGGACGTAGAGGAACTGAAACGATTCCTTGCCAAGAAAGAAGAAACCTTCAGAACTCCCTACGACCGAGTGCCAATTGATTACAAGCGCGGGTTTGTTTTTGTGGGGACTACCAACCAAACCGAGATTCTCAATGACCCCAGTGGTGACAGGAGATTTTGGATTATCCCAGTATCAAAAGCCAAAATTCCAGTCGAGACGGTGCAGGTCTACAGGGATAAAATCTGGGCTGCAGCTAATGCATTGTTCAAATCTGGCTATCCCTACATGCTGACGGATGAACAGGAAGCGCAACGGGCCGATCGCAACCGAGAATTCCAGGTTATCGATCCGTGGATGGAAGTTATTGAGGAATTCATTGGAGTCAAACACTTTGTAACGACACAAAGTCTTTACAACTTGTTGTCCATAGACCTATCGCACCAGGATATTTCCAGTAATAAGAGAATATCGGGTATTATGCGGCGGCTTGGTTGGGAACACGGACGTGAATACGGAAAAAGAGGAGCTCGGGGATGGGTATGTAAAACAGAAAAAAATAATTCTGTAAAAAATGATTTTGCCTTGGATCACCTTGGATCATTTGGATCAGCAAGTCCTGAAACTGCTGTACAGCAAGAGATACAGAGTGATCCAAGGGAAGAGGTAAAAAGTGATCCAAGGGAGGTTTTTTCTCTCCCCCTTGGATCACTTCCCTTGGATCAAAAAAATCCGCCAATAGCAAGGGTTTCAGAGGACGTGATCCAAGTGATCCAAGGTGATCCAAGGGAAAATCAACTTTTTGTAGAGAATTCAAAAAAGACTCAACAACGCATCGAGGACGATGTACCCCAGAAAACCAACTCTGTACCTACAAAGGTTGAAGTGGGGAAAGTTTATTGGTGCGATCGCCTCAAGTCAAAGGTAAAGGTCAGCAAAATTATTAAGAGCAAATCTGAAGCTGAGGTACTTCTTCCCTATCCATTAGATCAGGACAGGGTCAAGTTGAGTGAGCTTTCTGAACTTCCTGAGACTCACATCTTACCTCCCATGCCTAAATTCAGAGTTGGTCAATCAGTGTTGGTTTTAAAAGGACAGCACCAGGGACAAACCTTGTTGATCAGTTCTATTAGTGAAGATGGCGATATTTGGCTGAGGTCATCATTTAAACCTGGCGCGCCACCTCTGGGCAATAAGGGCAAAGGCTACCAGCCTGATCAGTTAAAAGCACTGTGA
- a CDS encoding KGK domain-containing protein, whose translation MSSFDLNEEDVVMTEVSTGFGFGTHKILKFSELRTYFLNWVKEMERKGAIEAHWFKEGGLKCQVLPVDGGGWHKGQLRFRMEFIPDDPESFFKNASAKEETPHSPLADLRSNLDI comes from the coding sequence ATGAGCAGTTTTGATTTAAATGAGGAAGATGTTGTAATGACGGAGGTTTCTACTGGCTTTGGCTTTGGAACTCACAAAATATTGAAATTTAGCGAACTGAGAACATATTTCTTGAACTGGGTAAAAGAGATGGAGAGAAAAGGCGCTATTGAAGCTCACTGGTTTAAGGAAGGTGGTCTCAAGTGCCAAGTTTTACCTGTCGATGGAGGTGGATGGCATAAGGGTCAATTGCGATTTCGGATGGAGTTCATCCCAGATGACCCAGAGTCTTTTTTTAAAAATGCCTCTGCTAAAGAAGAGACACCGCATTCTCCCCTAGCTGACTTGCGTTCTAATTTAGACATCTAA
- a CDS encoding ribbon-helix-helix domain-containing protein: MRKPLHGQRKKDLTLTLSPEGVEKLEAKAKALGVSKSELVEQLARDQVSSVAEQQLLGECLTT, encoded by the coding sequence ATGAGAAAGCCACTGCATGGGCAGAGGAAGAAAGACCTAACGTTAACTCTCTCCCCAGAGGGTGTGGAGAAATTGGAAGCGAAGGCCAAAGCGCTCGGAGTCAGCAAGAGCGAGCTGGTAGAGCAATTAGCGAGAGATCAAGTGTCTTCAGTTGCGGAACAGCAGTTACTGGGGGAATGCTTGACCACCTGA
- a CDS encoding tyrosine-type recombinase/integrase, translating into MGQDLFDMDDDKWIAVDKRSNKLIIRFRVSGYRKQFFVATRLKDTKRNREIVRSRRDAIATDISLGRFDATLESYQFRASAIAPAALAPAALVREKPQAKYQYNLQQLWERYTDFQSCQLEKTTILTEYRAIANLINQLPTRSLEDASKIREWVLGNRSHYVSWNLLNCLNRCCTWASESDLIPENPFQKLKIQKPKKSSDDDDHRAFTLEQRDLIIEAFEQDSLHSHYSSLVKFLFWSGCRPGEAFALTWGDISDDCCRITISKSCNGHRVKKGTKNGKKRVFPCQVGSRLQQMLLSDRPRSYNSSDLIFLSKAGRPINSGIMFAFWSEWRSENVYKRKVYKYAGVVKKLSEEGKVIYLKPYATRHTFATWAISSGITPDKVALWIGDTVETVLKYYCHPEIVNAECPDF; encoded by the coding sequence ATGGGACAGGATCTATTTGATATGGATGATGATAAATGGATCGCCGTTGATAAGCGGTCTAATAAATTAATTATTCGCTTCCGGGTCAGTGGCTACCGGAAGCAATTTTTTGTAGCTACTCGGTTGAAGGATACTAAGCGCAATCGGGAAATTGTCAGGAGCAGGCGTGACGCGATCGCCACAGATATCTCACTAGGGCGGTTTGATGCCACCCTGGAGAGTTATCAGTTTCGTGCGAGTGCGATCGCCCCCGCGGCGCTCGCCCCCGCGGCGCTTGTACGTGAAAAGCCTCAAGCCAAGTATCAATATAACTTACAGCAACTCTGGGAACGCTACACCGACTTTCAGAGTTGCCAATTAGAAAAAACGACTATTCTTACCGAATATCGTGCGATCGCCAACCTCATAAATCAATTACCGACGCGATCGCTAGAAGATGCCTCCAAAATCAGGGAATGGGTACTAGGAAATCGCAGCCATTATGTTTCTTGGAATTTATTGAACTGTCTTAATCGCTGCTGTACATGGGCTAGTGAGTCTGACCTAATCCCTGAGAATCCATTTCAGAAACTCAAAATTCAAAAGCCTAAGAAAAGTAGTGACGATGATGATCACCGAGCTTTTACTCTTGAGCAGAGGGATTTGATCATTGAAGCGTTTGAACAAGATTCTCTACACTCTCACTACTCATCCTTGGTGAAATTTCTATTTTGGAGTGGTTGCAGACCTGGGGAAGCGTTCGCCCTGACCTGGGGAGATATTAGCGACGACTGTTGTCGCATAACTATCAGCAAGTCATGCAACGGGCACAGAGTCAAAAAAGGAACAAAGAATGGGAAGAAGCGAGTTTTCCCCTGTCAAGTTGGGTCAAGGTTGCAGCAGATGTTGTTAAGCGATCGCCCAAGATCGTACAACTCTAGTGATTTAATTTTTTTGAGTAAAGCTGGACGGCCTATCAACAGCGGGATAATGTTTGCTTTCTGGAGTGAATGGCGTTCTGAAAATGTGTACAAGCGAAAAGTCTACAAGTACGCTGGCGTAGTGAAAAAGTTGTCAGAAGAAGGCAAAGTAATTTACTTGAAGCCTTACGCAACACGGCACACCTTCGCAACATGGGCAATTAGCAGTGGTATCACACCTGATAAGGTGGCGCTGTGGATTGGTGATACCGTCGAGACGGTTTTGAAGTATTACTGTCACCCAGAGATAGTTAATGCCGAGTGCCCGGATTTCTAA
- a CDS encoding FdhF/YdeP family oxidoreductase: MLPKPTKFWTPANWASWKPFGIGEQYPNNYWEVFRAIWRSRQQLPYAWNILNKGVCDGCALGTTGMKDWTLDGIHLCNVRLRLLQMNTMSALDSNLLADVSQLQGQKSSQLRDLGRLPYPMMRQRGDKGFRRVSWDEALEVVSDRIRATTPDRLSFYITSRGTVNETYYTTQKAVRAMGSNNIDNAARICHSPSTAGLKASLGAGATTCSYKDWIGTDLLVFIGSNVANNQPVTVKYLHYAKKAGTKIVVINTYREPGMERYWVPSIVESAIFGTKFAEDFFLVSLGGDMAFFNGTIKQMIAHNWVDQSFIDRHTAGFEELKASLASQSWEELEKLSGASRDDMYAFAKMVGEAKRAVFVWSMGITQHECGEDNVRSIINLALTKGFVGREGCGLMPIRGHSGVQGGAEMGCYATVFPGGKPITLESAAQLSQVWGFDVPKSQGLIAPEMIAAAHRGQLDVLFSVGGNFLEVLPEPDYVEGALKQVPLRVHMDIVLSSQMLVEPADTVVVLPATTRYEVPGGVTETNTERRVIFSPEIPGPRIGEARPEWEVFLELARRVKPDLAEKLNFVDTSAIRQEIAQVVPQYAGIQHLQQAGDQFQYGGSHLCFGWNFPTADGKAHFGVLLPTRRELPDGYFLLATRRGKQFNSMVQERKDAITGAIREAVFINAADAAQLGLKDGDRIILKNDLGELPGQVYIAPIQSRNLQVHWPEGNVLLDKSKRSLEGVPDYNAVVQLVKV, from the coding sequence ATGCTGCCTAAACCAACCAAATTTTGGACACCTGCAAACTGGGCTAGCTGGAAGCCCTTCGGTATTGGCGAACAGTACCCGAATAATTATTGGGAGGTATTTCGCGCTATTTGGCGATCGCGTCAGCAGCTACCCTATGCGTGGAATATCCTGAATAAAGGTGTCTGTGATGGTTGTGCGCTGGGAACTACTGGAATGAAAGATTGGACACTTGACGGTATCCATCTGTGCAATGTCAGGTTGCGGTTGTTGCAGATGAATACGATGTCAGCCCTTGATTCTAACTTGCTGGCTGATGTTTCTCAGTTGCAAGGTCAAAAAAGTTCCCAGTTGCGTGACTTGGGACGGCTTCCTTATCCAATGATGCGCCAACGTGGGGACAAGGGTTTTCGTCGTGTTAGCTGGGATGAAGCTTTAGAAGTAGTGAGCGATCGCATTCGCGCTACTACACCAGACCGTCTCAGCTTTTATATTACCAGTCGCGGCACTGTCAACGAAACTTACTACACCACTCAAAAAGCTGTCCGGGCGATGGGTAGTAATAATATTGATAATGCTGCCCGTATCTGTCATTCTCCCAGTACCGCAGGTTTAAAAGCCTCTCTCGGTGCGGGGGCTACCACCTGTTCCTATAAAGACTGGATTGGCACAGATTTGTTAGTCTTTATTGGTTCTAATGTTGCCAATAATCAACCCGTCACCGTTAAGTACCTCCACTACGCCAAAAAAGCTGGCACAAAAATTGTCGTCATTAACACTTACCGCGAGCCAGGGATGGAACGCTATTGGGTGCCCTCAATTGTGGAAAGTGCTATTTTTGGGACAAAGTTCGCCGAAGACTTCTTCCTGGTCAGCCTGGGTGGGGATATGGCATTTTTCAATGGCACTATCAAACAAATGATTGCTCACAATTGGGTAGATCAGTCGTTTATTGATCGCCACACCGCAGGCTTTGAGGAACTCAAGGCATCATTAGCAAGCCAATCTTGGGAAGAATTAGAGAAGCTTTCTGGTGCTTCTCGTGATGATATGTATGCTTTTGCCAAAATGGTCGGCGAAGCCAAACGAGCGGTATTTGTCTGGAGTATGGGCATTACTCAGCATGAATGCGGCGAAGACAATGTCCGCAGTATCATCAACTTAGCTCTTACCAAAGGTTTTGTTGGTCGGGAAGGCTGCGGTTTGATGCCAATTCGTGGTCACTCTGGGGTACAGGGAGGCGCAGAGATGGGCTGTTACGCTACAGTTTTTCCTGGTGGTAAACCCATCACTTTAGAGAGTGCAGCCCAGTTAAGCCAAGTGTGGGGCTTTGATGTGCCGAAAAGTCAAGGTTTAATTGCTCCAGAAATGATTGCAGCGGCGCATCGAGGACAATTAGATGTGTTGTTCTCCGTGGGGGGAAATTTCCTAGAAGTTTTACCAGAACCGGATTATGTGGAAGGTGCTTTAAAACAAGTACCGTTGCGAGTACATATGGATATTGTTCTCTCTAGCCAGATGTTGGTGGAACCTGCTGATACGGTGGTGGTGTTACCTGCGACGACTCGTTACGAAGTACCAGGGGGAGTAACTGAGACAAACACCGAACGCCGGGTAATTTTTAGCCCAGAAATTCCCGGGCCGCGCATTGGTGAGGCGCGTCCAGAATGGGAAGTTTTTTTGGAGTTGGCGAGACGAGTCAAACCAGATTTGGCAGAAAAGCTTAATTTCGTTGATACATCCGCAATTCGTCAAGAAATTGCCCAAGTCGTCCCACAATATGCCGGGATTCAACACCTACAGCAGGCGGGAGATCAGTTTCAGTATGGTGGTTCCCATTTGTGTTTCGGTTGGAACTTCCCTACAGCGGATGGTAAGGCACATTTTGGCGTATTATTACCAACTCGGAGGGAATTACCAGATGGTTATTTTTTATTAGCCACCCGCCGGGGTAAGCAGTTTAATAGTATGGTGCAGGAACGCAAGGATGCAATTACTGGGGCTATCAGAGAGGCGGTGTTCATCAATGCTGCGGATGCGGCACAATTAGGATTAAAAGATGGCGATCGCATAATTCTTAAAAATGATTTAGGCGAGTTACCAGGACAAGTCTACATCGCGCCAATTCAGTCAAGAAATTTACAAGTACATTGGCCAGAAGGGAATGTATTACTTGATAAAAGTAAGCGCTCTTTGGAAGGTGTGCCAGATTACAACGCAGTAGTTCAGTTAGTAAAAGTTTGA
- a CDS encoding alpha/beta hydrolase — protein MGRSWRSLKLITGMFCALALTQFCGKHTSAQAADTVVVRFGPFADYIPVSDLQTAAETGKFPESLDLYTNKLSESQRSFFLGMLRTRIPLNVVTVSRLLNTQIGTTILSDLSTALVRKDDAGTQALRASFVLGSSKPGGLSILNFIASYPSQRLEINLPQAFTVAKTLNSGFWVTQRFMLTIAPFFDAQKPQITVPFDPSQPGNAEVKVLNLELNDQKRTRKIPVDVYWSNAISPDKPIIVYSHGFSSVRTDLRYLAEHLASYGYVVAALEHPGSNGTNTDLAFKNKTRLLKPQEVLDRPKDVSFVLDELEKINKTANNPLQGKLATNNVMMLGYSYGGGTALAVAGAELQLERLKQVCKGNLTTLSLGETIQCSAQELPENSYQLRDTRVKQAIALSPTTSLIFGATGLTKVQVPTLMLASSADKTTPALPEQIAAFAKIPSPKWLVGILGGTHLSVKDPSTTMDQAGQPNTPFSGGEVVGDKAVDVRNYVKAITLAFAAQQTPDAQKYAVLLTPDYAQLASTKAFPIRLVTEIPPQAQALLKEFVEK, from the coding sequence ATGGGACGCAGCTGGAGAAGTCTAAAGTTAATTACAGGTATGTTTTGTGCGCTTGCACTCACACAGTTTTGTGGCAAACATACCTCTGCACAAGCGGCTGATACGGTTGTAGTACGTTTCGGTCCGTTTGCAGATTATATCCCCGTTAGTGATTTGCAAACTGCTGCTGAAACTGGAAAATTTCCGGAGAGTTTAGACCTTTACACTAATAAATTATCTGAATCACAACGCAGTTTCTTTTTAGGGATGCTGAGGACGAGGATACCTCTCAATGTTGTGACGGTGAGTCGATTACTCAATACACAGATTGGGACAACTATTCTGAGCGACCTTTCTACGGCTTTAGTCCGCAAGGATGATGCTGGAACTCAAGCATTGAGGGCAAGTTTTGTCTTGGGTTCTAGTAAACCAGGGGGTCTTTCTATTCTAAATTTTATCGCCTCATATCCGAGTCAACGCTTAGAAATTAATTTGCCGCAAGCATTTACAGTGGCCAAAACTTTGAATTCGGGTTTTTGGGTGACTCAAAGGTTTATGCTGACGATCGCTCCTTTTTTCGACGCTCAAAAACCTCAAATCACCGTCCCCTTCGATCCCAGCCAACCCGGAAACGCTGAAGTAAAAGTACTCAACTTGGAGTTGAATGACCAAAAGCGGACTCGCAAAATTCCAGTTGATGTTTATTGGTCAAATGCTATCAGTCCAGACAAACCCATAATTGTTTATAGCCACGGCTTTAGTTCAGTCCGTACAGACTTGCGCTACCTAGCAGAACATCTTGCATCCTACGGTTATGTAGTGGCGGCTTTAGAACATCCTGGTAGCAATGGGACAAATACTGATTTAGCATTCAAAAATAAAACTAGGCTTTTAAAACCCCAAGAGGTTTTAGATCGTCCCAAAGATGTGAGTTTTGTCCTTGATGAACTAGAAAAAATCAATAAAACAGCTAATAACCCTTTGCAAGGTAAACTCGCCACCAATAACGTGATGATGTTGGGTTATTCTTATGGTGGCGGTACAGCCTTAGCGGTAGCCGGTGCCGAATTGCAACTAGAACGCCTCAAACAGGTTTGCAAAGGTAACTTGACTACGTTGAGTTTGGGGGAAACTATCCAATGCAGCGCTCAAGAACTACCAGAAAACAGCTATCAGCTGCGGGATACCAGAGTTAAGCAAGCGATCGCTCTTAGTCCCACAACTTCTTTGATTTTTGGCGCAACTGGCTTGACAAAAGTGCAAGTACCTACTCTTATGTTGGCAAGTTCTGCAGATAAAACCACCCCCGCCTTACCCGAACAAATTGCTGCATTTGCGAAAATTCCCTCTCCTAAATGGCTAGTTGGTATCCTTGGCGGTACTCATCTCAGCGTCAAAGACCCCAGCACCACTATGGATCAGGCGGGACAACCAAATACACCCTTTTCTGGTGGTGAAGTCGTGGGTGACAAAGCAGTTGATGTTCGCAACTACGTTAAGGCTATCACTTTGGCATTTGCAGCACAACAAACTCCAGACGCTCAAAAATACGCTGTCTTACTGACACCAGATTATGCTCAATTGGCTTCCACTAAAGCATTTCCCATTCGCTTAGTTACCGAGATTCCCCCTCAAGCACAGGCATTGTTGAAAGAGTTTGTGGAAAAATAA
- the hppD gene encoding 4-hydroxyphenylpyruvate dioxygenase has translation MQITENESVQLQDDSLIKLKKIDYVEFYVGNAQQAAHFYCRFFGFRLIAYAGLETGVRDRSSFVLEQSNIRFVLTSPLTPDGPIAEYVKLHGDGVHDIALLVDDARACFNIAVARGARPILAPTLLEGENGSIVKATIASYSGDLNHSFIQRNHYTEFAPQYRYMQNLPQSAPTNLTAIDHIVLSVELGKMDLWVDFYRKVLDFKQQQEFTSDDISTQYSSLMSKVLQNNTGQIKFPINEPAQGYRKSQIQEYLDFHYGPGVQHIALRTNDIIQTVKQLRHNGIEFLETPDAYYDNLPQSIGVIDEDIDTLQELRILLDRDDEGYLLQIFTKPLVTRPTFFIEIIQRKGAQGFGNGNFKALFEAIEREQASRGNL, from the coding sequence ATGCAAATCACAGAAAATGAATCAGTCCAGTTACAAGATGACAGTTTAATCAAACTCAAAAAAATTGACTATGTAGAATTTTATGTCGGCAATGCTCAACAAGCTGCTCATTTTTATTGCAGATTCTTTGGCTTTAGACTGATCGCCTATGCTGGACTCGAAACCGGTGTGCGCGATCGCAGCTCGTTTGTCTTAGAACAGTCTAATATTCGCTTTGTTTTGACCTCTCCACTAACGCCAGATGGGCCAATTGCAGAATATGTTAAATTGCATGGCGACGGAGTTCACGACATCGCTTTACTTGTTGATGATGCTCGTGCTTGCTTCAACATCGCCGTTGCACGCGGTGCTAGACCAATATTAGCACCAACGCTTTTAGAAGGAGAAAACGGCAGTATTGTGAAAGCAACTATTGCTAGCTACAGCGGAGACTTAAATCATTCATTCATACAACGCAATCACTATACTGAGTTTGCACCACAATATCGTTACATGCAAAATCTACCTCAGTCTGCACCAACTAATCTCACGGCAATTGACCACATTGTTTTGAGTGTCGAGTTAGGAAAAATGGATCTATGGGTTGATTTCTATCGTAAAGTGTTGGACTTTAAGCAGCAGCAAGAGTTCACTAGTGATGATATTTCAACTCAATATTCATCGCTAATGTCAAAAGTTTTGCAAAATAATACTGGGCAAATTAAGTTTCCCATTAACGAACCCGCACAAGGTTATCGTAAATCACAAATTCAAGAGTATTTAGACTTTCATTATGGACCCGGTGTACAACATATTGCCCTGAGAACTAATGACATTATTCAGACAGTAAAACAATTGCGTCACAACGGCATTGAATTTCTAGAAACACCAGACGCTTATTATGATAATTTGCCACAATCTATTGGTGTAATTGATGAAGATATTGATACTTTACAAGAACTCAGAATTTTGCTTGATCGAGATGATGAGGGATATCTTTTACAAATATTTACTAAACCGTTAGTAACTCGACCGACGTTTTTTATAGAAATCATTCAACGCAAAGGCGCGCAGGGGTTTGGTAATGGCAATTTCAAGGCTCTATTTGAAGCGATCGAGCGTGAACAGGCTTCTCGGGGGAATTTGTGA